CAACCCATCGGCAGCGCAAAGACCGACGAAAATGGCTTTGCCGAAATCAAGACGAAAAATAAGCCCTTCGCCCTCGTGGCTACCGCTTCGGACAAGCAAAAAGGCTACCTCCGACTCGTGGACGGGGAGGAAAACATGCTTAGCCGCTTCGACATTGGCGGCAAAGAGACTGAACGCGGACTGAAAGGCTTCATCTACGGCGAGCGTGGCGTATGGCGGCCCGGTGACACCCTCCACGTGACCTTCATGATGGAAGATCGCGAAAAACGTATCCCTCAAAATCATCCCGTTTCGATAGAGATCTTCAATCCGCGTGGCCAATTCTACACGAAACAGATCTCCGTCAGTGGTGTGAATGGCATGTATGTTTTCCATATCCCCACCCGACCGGATGACCCTACCGGACTTTGGAACGCTTACGTGAAAGTAGGCGGTGCCAGCTTCCATAAGGCGCTGCGGATCGAAACCGTAAAGCCCAATAGGCTCAAAATCAACCTTACGCTGCCCGGTCAAATCTTGCAAGTGTCCCCGCTGCCGGTGCCGATGAACCTTGAATCGGCCTGGCTGACCGGTGCCGTGGCGCGTGGGCTAAAAGCTAAGGTGGAGATGTCCCTCACGAAGGTGCCGACGCAATTCAAAGGCTACGAAAAGTACACCTTCGACAATCCCGCAGCGGCATTCACCTCCGGTACGACCGATCTTTTTGACGGCGCACTGAGTGATGTGGGAAAAGCATCCTTCCTCGCCAACCTGCCTACGGCATCTGATGCACCTGGCATGCTGCAAGCCAACCTCACTTGCCGAGTCTTTGAACCTGGAGGTGACGCAAGTCTCTTCACGCAGAGCATTCCATTCTCTCCTTTCCCCGTTTACGTCGGCGTCAAGCTGGGCAATTTCGACCAAGGTCAGACCCTTGAGACGGATCGGGATCACCACTTCGAGGTAGTCACCCTCTCGCCCGATGGCAAGCCTCTTAACCGCCAAGGACTGGAATACAAGATCTACAAAGTGAACTGGAGCTGGTGGTGGGAGCATGACGACGAGACGTTTGCCTCTTATCTCAACAACGCATCTATCGTCCCCGTCGCGGCGGGAACAATCAACACGGTGGGAAGCGGCAAAGCCGTGATCCCCTTCCGAGTCAACTATCCTGAATGGGGTCGCTATTTGGTGTATATCAAGGATCGCGAGGGTGGACATGCCACGGGCGGCACGATTTACGTGGATTGGCCCGAATGGCGCGGTCGCTCGAACAAATCTGACCCTAACGGCATCAAAATGTTGGCCTTCGCGCTCGATAAATCGTCTTACGAGGTGGGTGAAACGGCCACCGCCATCATTCCTGCCTCTACCGGCGGACGCGCATTGGTCGCCATTGAAAATGGTACGGAAGTGCTCCATCGTGAATGGGTCAACATGGCCGCCTCGGGCGATACGAAATACAGTTTTAAGGTCACCGAGGGCATGGCGCCCAATGTCTACCTCCACATTACCCTCATCCAGCCTTACGCACAGACTGCTAACGATCTGCCGATCCGTATGTATGGCGTGATGCCCGTCTTCGTGACCCATAAAAATTCCATCCTGAAGCCCTTGATCGTCATGCAAGATGTGTTGAGGCCCGAAGCGGACTTCACTGTGCAAGTCAAAGAGCAATCAGGCCGCCCGATGACCTACACGCTGGCTATTGTGGACGATGGACTCCTCGACCTGACCAATTTTCAGACTCCCGACCCCTGGAATACCTTCTACGCCCGCGAGGCGCTCGGTATTCGCACCTGGGATATGTACGATTTCGTCATGGGCGCCTATGCCGGCCGTCTGGGATCCCTCTTCAGCGTCGGGGGCGACGAGTCTCTGCGCCCAGTAGAGTCAAAAGCGAACCGGTTTAAGCCTGTCGTGAAGTTCCTTGGGCCTTTCGCGCTGAAGAAGGGAGAAACACAGACGCATAAGCTCAAACTTCCGCCTTATATCGGATCTGTTCGCGTCATGGTAGTGGCCGGACAGGAAGGGGCGTACGGACGTGCCGAAAAAAGGGTGGCTGTGCGTGCGCCGTTGATGGTTCTTTCGTCTTTGCCTCGCGTCGTGAGCACGGATGAGGAAATTCTTTTCCCGGTGAATGTCTTTGCGATGGAGAGCGGCGTGAAAAATGTGACCGTGAAAGTGGAAACCACGGGCAAGTTGCGACTTACTGAAGGCTCCAGCCAGTCCGTCACGTTCGCGGCACCTGGCGATAAACCCGTGTTTTTCAAGCTCCGATCGGGTCTGACCACTGGCATTGAACGCATAGTCGTCACCGCTACCGGCGGCGGACACTCCTCCAAGGAAACGATCGAAATCGGCGTCCGCAATCCCAATCCCCCCATCGTAAGGATCGACAGCCGCCTCATCGCTGCGGGATCCACCGGTCTCTTGACCTATCAAACGGGCTTCGGCGGATCATCCGAGGGCTGGGCAAGCCTCGAAGTGGCTCGCATACCCTCTCCCAACCTCAGCAGATGCCTCGATTTTCTCAGCGATTACCCTCATTACTGCACAGAACAGGTCACTTCTGCCGCCTTACCCCTTCTTTACGTCGGTGCTTTCCGAGAATTGGATAAGCGCGAGGCTGATGCCATCCGTGAAAACGTCCGCCGCGCCGTCCAAGACCTTTACAGCCGACAATTACCCGGCGGTGCCTTCACGTATTGGCCTGGTGGCTTGCAAGAAGACGAGTGGGCGACCTCGTACGTGGGCACTTTCCTCGTTTTAGCCCGCGAAAAAGGCTACGAGGTGAATGCTGGCGCACTGAATCGGTGGAAATCGTACCAGCGACGGGCTGCACAGGGGTGGAGGCCGGCCGCCAAGGCGCCTTCACGCTTTGCTATCGACCAGGGAGACCTTGTCCAGGCTTACCGACTCTATGCCTTGGCCTTAGCAGGTGCTCCCGAGCTGGGCGCGATGAACAGATTGCGTGAGAGTCGCACACTTTCGATGCAGGCACGGTGGCGTCTCGCCGCAGCGTATGCTTTGGCGGGCAAGCCGAACATAGCTAACGAATTAATATTCAGAATTCCCCTCGCGGTGGCGACTTACGATTGGAGCAATCCGACGTACGGGTCGCCGGAGCGTGATCAAGCCATGATATTAGAGGCGCTCGTGCTGATGGGGCGTGATCGGGAGGCGTTCGAGCAGGCTCGACGCGTGTCGCAAAGCCTTACCACGTCGCAAGAGTTCGCTACCCAGTCCACGGCTTACGCCCTCTTGGCCTTAGGAAGACTGGCCGAACGCACGTCGGGCAGCCTTCAGTTCGATTGGAGCCTAAACGGCGGCAAGCAACCGACAGTCAACAGTCAGCGGACCCTCTTCCGCAGCCAGTTGCCCACCTTCCCGCCCGTAGGACTCGTCTCCGTCAAGAATAACGGCAAGGGTCAGCTCTATGTAAGCCTCACCACGAAGATGATACCCCTTCGCGACTCCCTGCCAGCCATCTCCGAAGGCCTCCGCATGGAAGTCACCTATACAGATAGGTCCGGGCGTGCCCTCTCGGTGGATCGTCTGCCGCAAGGAACCGATCTCGTGGCCGTGGTCAAGGTATCTAACCCCTCGGCGGTGTCCGACTACACCAATCTAGCCCTTACCCAGATCATACCCTCCGGTTGGGAGATCTACAACGAGAGGCTTATCACGCCGGAAGACGTCGAGTCGGGCGCCTCAGCCACATCCTACACGTATAGAGACATCCGCGACGACCGCGTACTGACCTACTTCGACCTCAAGAGAGGCGAGACGAAAACGTTCCGCGTACGATTGCAAGCCTCATACGCCGGATCATTCATTCTACCCGCCATCCGTTGTGCAGCCATGTACGCCCCCGGCGTGCAAGCCCGCACCCGTGCCAGTCGCGTAGTCGTAGAGCGATAAAGAAGCGGAGAGATAGGTCGATACACCCGCCTGATTCTATGTCGCAAACGGCATCTTCCGAGAGGAGGTGCCGTTTTTTTGTACCGTTCCCTTACGTTTAGATCGTTATGCCCCCAAAACGCGATACGTTTTCAGATTATACGATCGTTATATCCCAAAAACGTGATGCGTTTTGCGCATTCGCCATCCTTTGGATGACGTCCGGTGGGGCGTATGCAATACGCCCCTACGTAGGACCCCAAAAAATCAATGCGTTTTCTATTTTCATCATGTACCCGGTTAACTTCCCCGGCCTCGGCAGAGGCCTTGATTTTCTTTTGCCTTCTTTTCTTGTATCAAGACAAGGCCCCTACCGGGGCAGGGAAGTTTTTCTCGGTACATTTTTAAGATCAATCATGTACCCGGTCAACTTCCCCGGCCTCGGTAGAGGCCTTGATTTTCTTTTGCCTTCTTTTCTTTCATCAAGGAAAGAAAAGAAGGTAGGGGCATGGGGGCAAAGCCCCCGATTTTTATGCCCCAAGATCAATATATCCGGAAAATGTGATCCGTTTTCGGATTATTAGATCGTTATATCCGAAAAATGAACCGCGTTTCCATCATTCATCGAATATGAATCTCCAAAACGTGACGCGTTTTCGGATTGTTAGATCGTTATAATCTGAAAAACTGACACGTTTTGCGCATTCGCCATCCTTGGGATGGCGTTTGGTTGGGCGTATGCAATACGCCCCTACATGGGATCTCAAAAAATCAACGCGTTTTCTGATAACACGGTAGGGGCGTATTGCATACGCCCCACAAACGTTCCATCTATGGATCTAATAACCTAAAAACGTGATGCGTTTCCATCATTCATCGAATATAAATCTCCAAAACGTGATGCGTTTTCTGGTTATTAGATCCTTATATCCCGAAAACGTATCACGTTTTCCACATTCATCATCATTAAAATGGTATTCGGTGTAGCGTATTCTTCTTGCCTCTACCTTCTTTTCTTGTCTTGATACAAGAAAAGAAGGCAAAAGAAAATCAAGGCCTCTACCGAGGTCGGGGAAGATGGCCGGATACATGATGGAAATAGAAAACGTGACGCGTTTTGGGATTATATGATCGTTATATCCTGAAAAATTGACGCGTTTCGTGCATTCGCCATCCTTGGGATGGCGTCCGGTAGGGCGTATGCAATACGCCCCTACATGAGATCTCAAAAAATCAATATGTTTTCCGGTAACACGGTAGGGGCGTATTGCATACGCCACACAAACGTTCTATCTATGGAACGAATATCCTAAAAACGTGATGCGTTTCTATCATTCATTGAATATGAACACCAAAAACGTGATGCGTTTTCTGGTTATTAGATCCTTATATCCCGAAAACGTATCACGTTTTCGACATTCATCATCATTAAAATGGTATTCGGCGAAGCGTATTCATCATGCCTCTACCTTCTTTTCTTGTCTTGATACAAGAAAAGAAGACAAAAGAAAATCAAGGCCTCTGCCGAGGCCGGGGAAGATGGCCGGGTACATGATGAAAATAGAAAACGTGATGCGTTTTCTGGTAACATGGTAGGGGCGTATTGCATACGCCCCACAAACGTTCCATCTATGGAACGAATAACCTGAAAACGTGACGCGTTTTCTGATTATTAGATCCTTATATCCCAAAAACGTATCACGTTTTGCGCATTCTCCATCATTGGTATGTCGTCCGGTGGGGCGTATGCAATACGCCCCTACATGGAACCCCGAAAAATCAACGCGTTTTCTGGTAACATGGTAGGGGCGTATTGCATACGCCCCACAAACGTTCTATCTATGGAATGAATAACCTAAAAACATATCATGTTTTGCGCATTCGCCATCCTCGGGATGGTGTCCGGTGGGGCGTATGCAATACGCCCCTACCCTGACGGTCTAAAAATTATCGTGCCTAAACCTTGCTACTTAGTAGGAAGTGAAAAACGCGCCGCGTTTGGGACTTGCTACCTAGTAGGAAGTGAAAAACGCGCCGCGTTTGGGACTTGCTACCTAGTAGGAAGTGAAAAACGCGCCGCGTTTGGGACTTGCTACCTAGTAGGAAGTGAAAAACGCGCCGCGTTTGGGACTTGCTACCTAGTAGGAAGTGCGAAACACGCCGCGTTTGGGACTTGCTACTTAGTTGGAAGTGAAAAACGCGCCGCGTTTGGGACTTGCTACCTAGTTGGAGGTGAAAAACGCGCCGCGTTTGGGACTTCCATCTTAGTTGGAAGTGAAAAACGCGCCGCGTTTGGGACTTCCATCTTAGTTGGAGGTGCAAAACGCGCCGCGTTTTAGTCTTCCATCTAAGATGGATGTTTTGCCTTCGCCGCGTTTTGCTGATCAATCAAAGTATTTTAATGTAAAACTTCGTGTAGATGGGGTCTTTTCCTTTTTTGAAGTGGTGCTTCTTTTTGAGATGGATAATCAGTGTATCAATGACTTATTCGACCTACCTTTGTGGCCACTTACATCAGACATAGATCTCATCACACGCAACAAAATGACCGTATCCAAGATGAAAGAGGCCGTATGGCAAGACGATAATTGCATCCTTATCAAGGGAGCAAGGGTCAACAATCTGAAAAATATAGATGTACGTATCCCGAGAGACCGATTCGTGGTCATTACAGGGCTTTCGGGCAGCGGAAAGTCGTCGCTGGCTTTCGATACGCTCTATGCCGAGGGCCAACGTCGCTATGTGGAGAGTCTGTCGGCCTATGCCAGGCAGTTTCTTGGCCGAATGAGCAAGCCGGAATGTGATTATATTAAAGGTATACCCCCGGCCATTGCCATTGAGCAGAAAGTGAGCGTCCGGAATCCCCGATCGACGGTCGGGACGTCGACTGAAATCTATGATTACCTCCGATTGTTGTTCGCCAGACTGGGTCGTACTTTTTCGCCTGTCTCTGGACAGGAGGTGAAGAAGCATCAAGTGTCTGATGTAGTCGAAAAGGCGCTCTCCTACCCGACTGGCACTCGGTTGGCGGTCTATGCGCCGATCGTTTTGCCGGAAGGGAGGACGATGAAGGAGCAACTCGAGATCTTGCAAAAAGAGGGTTACACGAGAATAGAGGCGGGCGGGCGCGTGATGCGCCTTCAAGAGGTGTTGGAACAGGAAAAGTGGCCCACGGAAGGGGTATATATTTTGATTGACCGCCTCGAAGTGTCCGACGACAAGCTCTTTAGGAACAGATTAGCTGACTCCGTGGAAACGGCTTTCTACGAAGGGCATGAGACATGCCGCCTCAGCGTCTACGCTAAGCCTGGGGCCGATCCTGAGGTCCTCGAATTTTCCAAACGTTTCGAGGCTGACGGCCTGACGTTCGAGGAACCGACCGAGATGATGTTCAATTTTAATAATCCGATGGGCGCCTGCCCGCAATGTGAGGGCTTCGGACGGGTAGTAGGTATCGATGAGGACCTTGTGATCCCGGATAAAAACCTGTCGGTCTATGAGGGCGCGGTCGCGTGCTGGAGGGGTGAGGTGATGGATCAGTGGCGACGCGATTTTATGCGGACGGCATCGAAAAAGGACTTCCCGATTCATCGTGCTTATTACGATCTAACGGATGAGGAGCGCCATCTGCTCTGGCATGGGGCAGAGGATGTGAATGGCATCGACGATTTTTTCGCAGACGTGGAGGTCAATGTGTATAAAATACAGTATCGCGTGTTGCTTGCGCGATATCGAGGAAAAACGACTTGCCCCACGTGCCACGGGACGCGCTTAAAACCCGAAGCGCTCTATGTCCGCGTCGGCGGACGGACAATCACCGAACTGGTATCTATGCCCATCACCGAACTACGTGCTTTTTTCTCCGATTTAAGGCTCAACGAGACCGAGGCAACGATTGGAAAGCGACTATTGGCCGAGATCACGACCCGGATTCAGTACCTTCTCGATGTGGGACTCGGTTACCTGACGCTCGATCGCCTATCTGCGTCGCTTTCAGGCGGCGAGAGTCAGCGCGTCAGCCTATCCACCTCGCTGGGAAGTAGCCTCGTGGGCTCGCTTTATATACTCGACGAACCGAGCATTGGTCTCCATCCGCACAATACGGATCAATTGATCCGAGTGCTCCGGCAATTGCAGACGCAGGGCAACACGGTCGTCGTAGTAGAGCATGACGAGGAGATTATTCGGGCTGCGGATTACATTATTGACATCGGCCCAGCCGCGGGAAGGCTTGGTGGCGAGGTGATATATCAAGGCCCGGTCAGCGAAATAGAAAAAGGCGCCAAGGAGAGCTTCACCGTGCGCTATCTGACGGGGGAAGAGCAGATTGAAGCCCCCGACGCGCCTCGGCTCTGGAACGAATTTATCGAAGTACGGGGCGCTCGGAAAAACAATCTGAAGCAAATCGATGTCAAGTTCCCACTTCACGCCATGACGGTCGTTACCGGGGTCAGTGGGTCGGGAAAAAGCTCGCTCGTTCGGGATATTTTGTATGAGGGATTGAAACAACTCTTAGACGATGCGCCTCTAACCGTGGAGTGCCTCGCTATCGAGGGCGATGTGCAGCATATCAAGAACATAGAGTTCATAGATCAAAATTCGATCGGGAAAAGTTCGCGGTCAAATCCCGTCACTTATATCGGGGCGTACGAAGAAATACGGAAACTCTTTGCCGAACAACCGCTTTCGAAGCAAATGGGTTACACACCAGCCCATTTCTCGTTCAATAAGGAGGGAGGTCGCTGCGAGGAGTGCAAAGGCGAGGGACGGATCACGGTCGAAATGCAGTTTATGGCCGACATCACGCTCGAGTGTGAGGCTTGTCACGGGCGGAGGTTCAACGCCGACACGCTGGAGGTGGAATATCACGGGGTGAACATTTACGACGTGCTCGAGATGACGGTTGCACAGGCAATGGAGTTCTTCAGCGCGCAGAAGGACGACAAACAAGCCAAGAAAATAGTCGCTCGCTTGACGCCTTTGCAAGAAGTAGGCTTGGGGTATATCAAACTCGGGCAATCCTCGTCGACCCTATCTGGAGGCGAGAACCAGCGCGTCAAATTGGCCTACTATTTAGGGTTAGAGAAGCAGCATCCGGCGACGATGTTCATCTTCGACGAACCTACGACTGGCCTTCATTTCCACGATATTAAGACCCTACTCAAAGCCTTCTCCGATCTGATCCGCCTGGGGCACACGGTAGTTATTATTGAGCACCATCCGGACGTAATCAAGTGTGCCGACTACGTCATTGACCTCGGTCCCGAAGGCGGGAAAGCCGGTGGACACCTGATCTGTGCCGGCACCCCGCGCGAGATTGCCGCCTGCCCCGAGTCCCTAACCGGCCGCTACCTCAAACTTTAGCAACTCATCAACGGTATATGTCCGCGATCGATCCACGGTTCGGGCCATTCGTTCCATAAATGGAACGTTTGTAGGGCGTATGCAATACGCCCCTACCTTGTTACCCGAAAACGTATCGATTTTTCAGGTCTCTGTGTAGGGGCGTATTGCATACGCCCCACCAGACGCCATTTTAATGATGGCGGATGCCGAAAACGTGATACATTTTTGGGGTACAAGGATCTAATAATCCCCAAACGCATCACGTTTTGGGCATTCATATTCAATGAATAATGGGAATGCGGTTCATTTTTCAGATATAACGATCTATTAATCCCAATACGCGGTACGTTTTCTGAATATATTGATCTTGGAGAATAAAAATCAGGGGCTTTGCCCTCATACCCCTACCTTCTTTTCTTTCCTTGATGAAAGAAAAGAAGGCAAAAGAAAATCAAGGCCTCTGCCGAGGCCGAGGAAGTTGACCGGGTACATGATTTACCTTGAAAATGTACCGTGTTTTGGGCATACATATTCCATGTATCCCTAAAAACACACCGCGCTACCCCCTCCTACTCCACGTGAGTACGTAGTCCGAGGTGAGGGAGAAGTCTATTTTGAAGGTGTATGTGTTCGGCGTGAGCGTTTCGTGGACTGTTAGCTGGTTGGAAGCGGGTTCGTAGGCCACGATACGCACTCCTCGGAGCCAGTCAGACGACCCCAGACGGAGCATTTTGAATGCCGCCTCCTTGGCACTCCAGCAGACCGTCAGCCGACGGACATCATCCGTGTTCGGGCCGCCGATGAGCGCCAGTTCATCCCTATCCAGAAAGCGGTCACGCAGCCCGACAATGCGCGGACGGAACCGTTCGATGTCAATACCGACGACCGTGTCGCGGGAACAGATGGCTGCGGCGTAGTGTCTCGTATGTGAGAAGCTGACGTGCCATCCATCGACCTCGGGGTAGCCTTCGGGGCGATAGTTGACGGTCGGTTCATAGCCGAGTAGGGCTCGCAACAGCGCGCGAACGGCTAACCATTCCGTGCGACGGCCCTCCGCGCGGACATTTTCGAGAAAATCTCGGTAGGCATCACGTCGCTCCAGCCCGTCGAGCAACTCCAATCCTGTTTCGTCTATGCGCCACAGTCCCCATCGGCACTTCGACCGCGTATGAATTTCAAGCAATGGCACGGTAAGGGGGTACTTATTTCCAACGAAAGGTTTGGATCAGCACGGCGACGTCTCTAAGGAGGTAATCAGTCAGCGGCGCGACAGAGTCGGGGCTCACACGGTCGGAGTAATAGAGCGCGCCCTGAAAAAAGTGGGCTGCACTGTCGGTGAGCATGAAGCGGATAGGCGCGGGCGAATCTCCCTCGATGCGAAATAGGACGCCGTAGACGCGTGCGTCGGGATCCTCGTAGACTTGTTCGGTAACGGCGTGCACGTCGCGGACACTCCGGCGGACAAGCTCGCGACATTCGTCGGTGGCGGCGGCTAAGGTGGCCGAGGTAATGGCTGCCCCGCTGCAATAGATCGTTACGCCCCACTTGGGGTAGGTAATGTTGAGTCGGTCGTCAGCTTCACCGACGGGGGGAAGCTCCACATTCGCAAGGCGAGAGAAACGAAAGGTGTAGGGACGGCCTAGCGCGGAAAATTCGGCGTATCGTGGCGCGGGTAAGTCGATGCGCAGCATGCCGCGGGGCTTTGGCATGGGTGCATTGCAGGCCGTGAAGAGGGAAAAAAGGACTGCACAGAGGGTGACGAGAGTAGTCGGCCGCGGCTTCATGGCTTGGACAGTAGTTGGAGCGCCTCCGGAAGGGTACAGACGAAGTTCACTTGTCGTCCCTTGTTGCTTTCTCGGATAAAATCCTGCAAACTCTGGCTTGGAAACTTGGAAAAGTCGCCAATCAAGACCAATGGGAAACGATAGTTCGAGAATTTTTGAAGGATCTCGCCAGCCATTTTCGTTTTTAAGTCGAAGAATGCGGGGGTGACTTGCCCCTCATGCAGAATGAGTCCGTTGTAACCCTGATAATAGAGATCGCCCATCAGGTTCAAGGCATCTTCCGTGCTATGTATGACGATTCCGGATGCCTGTATCTCGGCGATTTTCTTGTTTCCGGCCTGGTGTACTGCTAAGTTCATTATGCGCTTGTTTTTCTTGAGAAAGAATGGGAGGTGGAAGCCCCCTCGTGCATCACGCTTTCGTGTTCTCGGCGGGTGACGTGAGGAGGCGATAGAATTTTACCTTGAGCACACGACGTTCATTGGCCTCAAGCACGCGAAAACGGTAGTGTCCATAGTCAATCGTCTCGCGACGTCGGGGCAGCGTGCCCTTGATTTTGAGTAGCAAGCCGGTGAGCGTCTCGACGTCCTCAGTCAAATCGCCAAACTCTTCCTCGTCGATGTCGGTTTCGCGAAAGAAATCGTTGAGTTGCGTCTTCCCCTCGAAAATGTAGCTACCGTCAGGCAGTCGGAAGAAGGGTTTTTGCTCCGTGTCGTACTCGTCACTGATGTCGCCCACGATTTCCTCGATAATATCCTCCATCGTTACCAGTCCGGAGGCGCAACCGAACTCGTCGACGACGATGGCAATGTGCACTTTGTTGGTTCGGAACTCTTCGAGGAGGTCTT
The sequence above is drawn from the Tannerella serpentiformis genome and encodes:
- a CDS encoding alpha-2-macroglobulin family protein yields the protein MKRIFLLMTIATVAWAIVSCRSNQDLTPSIEFAPYISAYTGGVIGSDGTIRIELTEEQQIVQMGEEVKDDLFDFSPGLKGKTYWVNSRTIEFVPDSGQLRPGTLYNATFRLGRVMKVEKKLDAFRFSYRVQARDFTARITSTDITASAPDRVTVCGELRLSEAPKADEVAKMVTAKHDGDKPKVTVTRTEDARVYRFTVSEVAKKEADTELPVTIDGSPFGADHKETLRATIPGTKPPFKLMQAEMIDEPESGVCLTFSAPVSTTQDVNGLVTLRAGEGGSDGAVSYTCQVQDNKVRLFFERRSDLKAVAIEVDGALRSMAGDALTASSSVRLEVKSLNPQVEFLSEGTIMPNAEQLILPFRAVNLYAVDLKIIRIFERNVLTFLQDNSLEASSSSELRRTGRLVYRKMLRLDNDATKDIHNWDNYFIDLSKLIRQEPGAIYRVVLSFKREYSAYPCDSVEGGARNLGPAGMTRLDENELGEADEATWDKPQTYYSDGADIDWDTYQWEERDNPCSASYYISSDRMAATNVLASNLGLIVKANANNTLWVAVSNLIDTKPLSGVEVTVYNFQLQPIGSAKTDENGFAEIKTKNKPFALVATASDKQKGYLRLVDGEENMLSRFDIGGKETERGLKGFIYGERGVWRPGDTLHVTFMMEDREKRIPQNHPVSIEIFNPRGQFYTKQISVSGVNGMYVFHIPTRPDDPTGLWNAYVKVGGASFHKALRIETVKPNRLKINLTLPGQILQVSPLPVPMNLESAWLTGAVARGLKAKVEMSLTKVPTQFKGYEKYTFDNPAAAFTSGTTDLFDGALSDVGKASFLANLPTASDAPGMLQANLTCRVFEPGGDASLFTQSIPFSPFPVYVGVKLGNFDQGQTLETDRDHHFEVVTLSPDGKPLNRQGLEYKIYKVNWSWWWEHDDETFASYLNNASIVPVAAGTINTVGSGKAVIPFRVNYPEWGRYLVYIKDREGGHATGGTIYVDWPEWRGRSNKSDPNGIKMLAFALDKSSYEVGETATAIIPASTGGRALVAIENGTEVLHREWVNMAASGDTKYSFKVTEGMAPNVYLHITLIQPYAQTANDLPIRMYGVMPVFVTHKNSILKPLIVMQDVLRPEADFTVQVKEQSGRPMTYTLAIVDDGLLDLTNFQTPDPWNTFYAREALGIRTWDMYDFVMGAYAGRLGSLFSVGGDESLRPVESKANRFKPVVKFLGPFALKKGETQTHKLKLPPYIGSVRVMVVAGQEGAYGRAEKRVAVRAPLMVLSSLPRVVSTDEEILFPVNVFAMESGVKNVTVKVETTGKLRLTEGSSQSVTFAAPGDKPVFFKLRSGLTTGIERIVVTATGGGHSSKETIEIGVRNPNPPIVRIDSRLIAAGSTGLLTYQTGFGGSSEGWASLEVARIPSPNLSRCLDFLSDYPHYCTEQVTSAALPLLYVGAFRELDKREADAIRENVRRAVQDLYSRQLPGGAFTYWPGGLQEDEWATSYVGTFLVLAREKGYEVNAGALNRWKSYQRRAAQGWRPAAKAPSRFAIDQGDLVQAYRLYALALAGAPELGAMNRLRESRTLSMQARWRLAAAYALAGKPNIANELIFRIPLAVATYDWSNPTYGSPERDQAMILEALVLMGRDREAFEQARRVSQSLTTSQEFATQSTAYALLALGRLAERTSGSLQFDWSLNGGKQPTVNSQRTLFRSQLPTFPPVGLVSVKNNGKGQLYVSLTTKMIPLRDSLPAISEGLRMEVTYTDRSGRALSVDRLPQGTDLVAVVKVSNPSAVSDYTNLALTQIIPSGWEIYNERLITPEDVESGASATSYTYRDIRDDRVLTYFDLKRGETKTFRVRLQASYAGSFILPAIRCAAMYAPGVQARTRASRVVVER
- the uvrA gene encoding excinuclease ABC subunit UvrA is translated as MTVSKMKEAVWQDDNCILIKGARVNNLKNIDVRIPRDRFVVITGLSGSGKSSLAFDTLYAEGQRRYVESLSAYARQFLGRMSKPECDYIKGIPPAIAIEQKVSVRNPRSTVGTSTEIYDYLRLLFARLGRTFSPVSGQEVKKHQVSDVVEKALSYPTGTRLAVYAPIVLPEGRTMKEQLEILQKEGYTRIEAGGRVMRLQEVLEQEKWPTEGVYILIDRLEVSDDKLFRNRLADSVETAFYEGHETCRLSVYAKPGADPEVLEFSKRFEADGLTFEEPTEMMFNFNNPMGACPQCEGFGRVVGIDEDLVIPDKNLSVYEGAVACWRGEVMDQWRRDFMRTASKKDFPIHRAYYDLTDEERHLLWHGAEDVNGIDDFFADVEVNVYKIQYRVLLARYRGKTTCPTCHGTRLKPEALYVRVGGRTITELVSMPITELRAFFSDLRLNETEATIGKRLLAEITTRIQYLLDVGLGYLTLDRLSASLSGGESQRVSLSTSLGSSLVGSLYILDEPSIGLHPHNTDQLIRVLRQLQTQGNTVVVVEHDEEIIRAADYIIDIGPAAGRLGGEVIYQGPVSEIEKGAKESFTVRYLTGEEQIEAPDAPRLWNEFIEVRGARKNNLKQIDVKFPLHAMTVVTGVSGSGKSSLVRDILYEGLKQLLDDAPLTVECLAIEGDVQHIKNIEFIDQNSIGKSSRSNPVTYIGAYEEIRKLFAEQPLSKQMGYTPAHFSFNKEGGRCEECKGEGRITVEMQFMADITLECEACHGRRFNADTLEVEYHGVNIYDVLEMTVAQAMEFFSAQKDDKQAKKIVARLTPLQEVGLGYIKLGQSSSTLSGGENQRVKLAYYLGLEKQHPATMFIFDEPTTGLHFHDIKTLLKAFSDLIRLGHTVVIIEHHPDVIKCADYVIDLGPEGGKAGGHLICAGTPREIAACPESLTGRYLKL
- a CDS encoding 4'-phosphopantetheinyl transferase family protein, with translation MLEIHTRSKCRWGLWRIDETGLELLDGLERRDAYRDFLENVRAEGRRTEWLAVRALLRALLGYEPTVNYRPEGYPEVDGWHVSFSHTRHYAAAICSRDTVVGIDIERFRPRIVGLRDRFLDRDELALIGGPNTDDVRRLTVCWSAKEAAFKMLRLGSSDWLRGVRIVAYEPASNQLTVHETLTPNTYTFKIDFSLTSDYVLTWSRRG
- the gldD gene encoding gliding motility lipoprotein GldD; translated protein: MKPRPTTLVTLCAVLFSLFTACNAPMPKPRGMLRIDLPAPRYAEFSALGRPYTFRFSRLANVELPPVGEADDRLNITYPKWGVTIYCSGAAITSATLAAATDECRELVRRSVRDVHAVTEQVYEDPDARVYGVLFRIEGDSPAPIRFMLTDSAAHFFQGALYYSDRVSPDSVAPLTDYLLRDVAVLIQTFRWK
- a CDS encoding DUF4180 domain-containing protein; amino-acid sequence: MNLAVHQAGNKKIAEIQASGIVIHSTEDALNLMGDLYYQGYNGLILHEGQVTPAFFDLKTKMAGEILQKFSNYRFPLVLIGDFSKFPSQSLQDFIRESNKGRQVNFVCTLPEALQLLSKP